In the Desulfovibrio subterraneus genome, TGTAACGTTTATCGGGCGGTGGTATGTCCCATACGAATATTCTTCTCGAGTCCGGCACAAATGAGCTTGAAGTTGTCGAGTTCTACATAGACGAAGTCGGCGGCTACAGGGCGCATTACGGCGTGAATGTCGCAAAGGTGCTGGAGATTCTCCGCAAGCAGTCCGTCACGTCCATGCCGGGAATGCCGCATCCTGCCGTAATGGGCGCCTTCAAGCACAGGGATAACACCATTGTTCCGCTTATTGATCTTGCCAGATATCTGGACCGTGACCGGATTGATTCGGCCGAGCCCAAGGTCATTGTCACCGAATTCAACGAAGTGGTGACAGCCTTTCTGGTTTCCGGTGTGAACCGCATTCACCGCATGAGCTGGGAAGATGTGGAAGCCCCCAGTGAATTTTTGCAGAAAACATCTGCCAATTCGATAACAGGTGTTGTCCGTCTTGAAGGGCGTGTGGTTTTTCTGCTCGATCTTGAGATGATTGTGGCCGACCTTGATGTGGGGCTTGCCATA is a window encoding:
- a CDS encoding chemotaxis protein; its protein translation is MSHTNILLESGTNELEVVEFYIDEVGGYRAHYGVNVAKVLEILRKQSVTSMPGMPHPAVMGAFKHRDNTIVPLIDLARYLDRDRIDSAEPKVIVTEFNEVVTAFLVSGVNRIHRMSWEDVEAPSEFLQKTSANSITGVVRLEGRVVFLLDLEMIVADLDVGLAIRMEACTPERAAGKTYTILHADDSGSVRNLVKSLLEASNFKVIQFTNGRDAWEYLEKQLAQVREDGGSITDRIQGIISDIEMPQMDGHNLCKRIKESPDLRLLPVALFSSLITEKLEHKGKSVGADAQFAKPDLQRLSDFMLQLLEARGL